Proteins encoded together in one Rana temporaria chromosome 6, aRanTem1.1, whole genome shotgun sequence window:
- the LOC120943036 gene encoding uncharacterized protein LOC120943036, translated as MVIREFEGKQQASNYQKFRIDTSQEITDLIFSYLEERFPKPHGFAVDAGCGTGQNTRVIAPYFKKVLGIDISETQIEEARKATRSPNVTYSVCPAEEVQVGNTSVDLLTASIAAHYFTIEPFLKEVDRILKPGGCLAIFAYSPSIEVHYKDRSEQITQVFAEMEDHLVPYEHEMTQHLRNGYKEMYKSIPYPDKRRIENIVTKIRVPLSRLLGLIQTFPMFPIFLETKPEEAKEMIRTAEERFLRLMGTSSGETEVEVWLQNVLVLASKPQ; from the exons ATGGTGATACGGGAGTTTGAAGGAAAGCAGCAAGCATCTAATTATCAGAAATTCAGGATTGACACATCACAAGAAATAACAGACCTTATCTTCAGTTATTTGGAGGAAAGG TTTCCCAAACCACATGGATTTGCTGTGGACGCTGGCTGTGGAACGGGGCAGAACACAAGAGTTATCGCTCCATACTTCAAGAAAGTTCTCGGAATCGACATCAGTGAGACTCAGATAGAAGAGGCCAGGAAAGCCACGAGGTCACCCAATGTCACATACAG TGTCTGTCCAGCTGAAGAGGTGCAGGTCGGTAACACTTCTGTCGATCTACTAACAGCGAGTATTGCTGCTCATTATTTTACCATTGAGCCGTTTCTAAAAGAG GTCGATCGGATCTTAAAGCCAGGAGGCTGCCTTGCTATCTTCGCCTACTCCCCCAGTATAGAAGTCCACTACAAGGACCGCTCAGAACAGATCACTCAAGTCTTTGCAGAG atggaagatCATCTGGTCCCATATGAGCATGAAATGACGCAACATCTCAGGAATGGATACAAGGAAATGTATAAATCCATCCCATACCCCGACAAAAGAAG GATAGAAAACATTGTGACCAAGATCCGAGTGCCATTGTCAAGGCTGCTGGGTCTTATTCAGACCTTTCCCATGTTCCCGATCTTTCTTGAGACTAAACCTGAGGAAGCGAAGGAAATGATAAGAACAGCAGAGGAAAG GTTCCTTCGGCTCATGGGGACGTCCTCCGGTGAAACGGAGGTTGAAGTTTGGCTACAAAACGTCCTGGTATTGGCTTCTAAACCGCAGTGA
- the LOC120943035 gene encoding putative methyltransferase DDB_G0268948 — translation MATRLFEGNEHASYYQKFRFKPTQEIIDLIFSYVDERLHKPYGFAVDVGCGTGQNTRILSQYVNKVLGIDISEAQIEEAKKATGPPNVTYSVCPAEEVPVGDASVDLLTVSAAAHWFNIEKFVKEVDRVLKPGGCLAIFTYFAEMEVHYKDRSEQMTEVYAEVINSLAPYMHEKITNMRTGYKEMYESIPYPDKRSIENFGTKIRVPLSNVMGFFPTMSAFQIYLRKEPEKAKEMLRTAEERFLRIMGTSSTDTEVEVWQQNFLLLASKPQ, via the exons ATGGCGACACGGCTGTTTGAAGGAAATGAGCATGCGTCCTATTATCAGAAATTCAGGTTTAAGCCAACGCAAGAAATAATAGACCTTATCTTCAGTTATGTGGATGAAAGG TTACACAAACCATATGGATTTGCCGTGGACGTTGGCTGTGGAACAGGGCAGAACACAAGAATTCTCTCTCAGTACGTCAACAAAGTTCTCGGAATCGACATCAGTGAGGCTCAGATAGAAGAGGCCAAGAAAGCCACGGGGCCACCCAATGTCACATACAG TGTCTGTCCAGCTGAAGAGGTGCCGGTTGGGGACGCCTCTGTTGATCTACTAACAGTGTCTGCTGCTGCCCATTGGTTTAACATTGAGAAGTTTGTAAAAGAG GTCGATCGGGTCTTAAAGCCGGGAGGCTGCCTTGCTATCTTCACCTACTTTGCTGAAATGGAAGTTCACTACAAGGACCGCTCAGAACAGATGACTGAGGTCTATGCAGAG GTGATAAATAGCCTGGCCCCATATATGCATGAGAAGATTACCAATATGAGGACCGGATACAAGGAAATGTATGAATCCATCCCTTACCCCGACAAAAGAAG CATTGAAAACTTTGGGACCAAGATCCGAGTGCCATTGTCAAATGTGATGGGTTTTTTCCCTACCATGTCTGCGTTCCAGATCTATCTTAGGAAGGAGCCTGAAAAAGCGAAGGAAATGCTAAGGACAGCAGAGGAAAG GTTCCTTCGGATCATGGGGACGTCCTCCACTGACACTGAGGTTGAAGTTTGGCAACAAAACTTCCTTCTGTTGGCTTCTAAACCTCAGTAA